A window of Pseudochaenichthys georgianus chromosome 11, fPseGeo1.2, whole genome shotgun sequence genomic DNA:
TAAGATGTAAATAGTAAATTGCACAATAAAATAGACATTAAGGGGGTCTAAATAGGAAGAAAGAGCATAAAATATGTGTTAGGAAATAAATTTAAAcagaaaatgtaacaacaaaacataatttatttttgtaaagATTGTTCGATTTGGTATTATGTTGTATATATTGTTATATGTAGCATACTGTTTGAAATTTAAAAGGTAGTTTGAAGATTTTTGAACTTACTCTTCGATATTAATAATGAATTCTGATCAGAGTTATACAAATATGTTCTCATTCTGCATATGTATTAATAAGATTTCCCCTAATAAAGACAGTGGGTGGTTGTATTCATTTTATGATGCATTTTCTTATGGGGGAGTAGTGGTTGCCATGGTAACAGATTAAAGActgtttttgtgtttgtttccccctCTGCTTCTCCCTGTAGGTTTTGGGAGCGTGAGCCCGATAAGGCAGACAGCAGAGAGCTGTGTGGACGCCTCACCCCGAGAGACGACTACAGGAAGAGCTGGTTCACCTACAGGTGCTCCAACCTACTGAGGAGGGTCTGTGAGAGGAGACAAGCTACtctacagtgagaggagaggacaggACAGGACAGGACAGGACAGGATAAGACAGGACAAGACAAGACCATGTTGATGGTGATTATTATTAGAATATATAActcaatacaaacatgtctaAATTAAATCACACTTTTCTTTAATATACAGTAACAATAATGCTCGTAAGAAATCTCCCCAAAATGCAAAGTAAATATATTTCTGTCCTGTATCATAAGATAAGTTTTGAATAAAATCGTTACTGTAATGATAGTGTCATCTGCTGTTTTTATGATGTTTATTTTAGATGTGtattagttattattattaaccgTTTTGACCACTTTTTCTATGTAATGTATTTGTGCTCATGGCAGAGGATGTTAAAAAAGTATATGTCTTATAGGTTAATTTTGTATAAAGTGTATGTGGCTATGTCTGTAAAGCCAGAGAAAAataaactataatgttcaatatTTAAGCACATGAAGTTGTATATATGCCTCACACCATTTTATGCTGCATTTGAATATGTGTATAACCATTTTGTGTTACAATTATGCTACATTCATCATTTCAAACATCATAATGGCCATCATTAACTGCAGGTATAATCTGTCATGCTTTGCTGCTGTTTCCAGAGTGCAGTTGTACTTCCTCACTGTGTCCACAATATGGCGGCGTTGCTCTTTTTAAACACACTTGAAGCGTCATTTCTGTTTCCCAGCATGCACTGCAAGTGATCAGCCCTTCAGACCTAAGGACACAGCGATTATAGCGGAATTTCTCTTTGAAAGGTACACTGCATTTCATATAAATAACTTGCTTTTTGCCTCACTTGTACGTTGTTAATAATTGCATTTTGATGTAATTTTTCTTTGTCATTTATGTGTTTGTCCGGGCAAATGGCGGAGATGTGAATAGCGTCCATAGTAACACCTGACCAGGCTTATCGTTAATGTATATTTATCTCCAAAGGTTAACGTCAGCAAACAGTCTTATTATTgtaaatattgtttttattttaaatttaaTTGATGTATTACCTGCATTATTGTTATACTTCCCTTAAAAAAGCTAATTGTTAGCTTATACATTCCCTGAATAAATACTGACCGGTGGCTATAACGCTAGCCAAACAATGATTCACTGTTGTATCATGCACAAGTGATACCAAACTCCTTTTGAATAAATATGAATTTGATTATTTCTATCGTTAGTGATAGAAACATACCACGTAGAGCACAACTGAAGGTTTCTAACTAGTCACTAGGGTCGTCTGTTTAATTCGGCATCCAAAACAGATACCAATACAAGCATAACATTAGCAAATGTACCATTTTGTGCGGAGTGCTATCCACTGCCCTGCACAGTGTGTTGTGAGGATAAAATGCCTATACAGCAGACCCACTGTCTTTCTGCTATGTCTACTCAATGTGGTCCACTGGTTTTCTTATTGTGTCCAGTCAGTGTGGTTTCAGTCTTGTGTCACATGCTGTTGGTCCTCTGCAGAGATCCAGCAGCCTGAAGATGTCTGACACCATCGATGAGAAGATCAAGAACTACAGGACGGCTCCTTTCGACGCCCGCTTCCCCAACACTAACCAGACCCGCAACTGTTACCAAAACTATCTGGGTAAATGCATAATTAAAAGATAATGCACATCCATACATCTAGTTCATAATGACTGTACCCTATCAATGCTGCTAAAGATTGATGTTATCCCTCAGGCTGTAGTTTTTCAAACCTACTGATGTAAACTGTATCTTCATGTTTCCTTATCACACACATACTGGGGAGTTGTTTTGTCTCCTGCTAAATCCAGCTCAAAACTTAAACCTAAACATGGACACAGATCAAATCTGCCTATTTTTATTTAGCTTGGCTATAAGGTGAATGTATTTCCTTATCCTCACCTTATTGTTTGATGAATGTGTGGATATAAACTCAAATTTCTAACAGCAGTATAAGGTCAAACTGAAAAAGGTTATTTCTGACATTGTTTGCTTTATTCATCAATTGTAATCCCTTATCTTTTCACCTAAAGGCTTTTTATGTCACATTGACTAAGTATTTCCAATATTCAGTGTGGCGTTTGGATACTACTTAGGAGCCCAAAACAGAGACTGACACGAATAAAGtttcaatgtgtttaataaagaaagcTAGTCCAAGGCAGGTACTGAAAGGTCCAAAAACAAAGCAGAGGGAAAACATCCCAGGCAAAAACTCAAAAGTTGCTCAAAAACTGCAAAGTGAACAAAACTAGACTCAATGCTGCAGAAAGGCACTCTGGATCGTGGAACAGCATTTAATTCTCTGGCagtgaggtgagggccaggctcttaaagagaAGGTTGATTaggtgagtgggaacaggtgtgcctcatctgtaacagagcacttatctactaacaaaggactggcttatctaaagccagttgagtagcacttgaaatgtttggctctatgaaacctgatgtacttatatgattctgttttcttcattcCTGGTCgaatacttattgtaagtcgctttggataaaagcgtcagctaaatgtaatgtaatgtgtttattcttttgattaaaaaaaactggCAGACTAATGGCTCACCCGAAGTAGCAGCAATGTCAGGGTATTTATTTCCTGATTTgattttcttcttctctgttctctGCAGATTTCCACAGATGTAACAAAGCTCTGTCCGCCAAAGACCAGGACACGGCTCCCTGCGACTGGTACCAGAGGGTCTACAAGAGCCTCTGCCCCGTGAGCTGGGTGCGTTTGAAACGGTTCTTAATGTCACGAATAAGTTCCCATGTTCACCATAAACATAACATCTTAGTGCTTTCTCTGTTTTGAGCTTTTCTCTTACTCTATGCTGCAGGTTACAAAATGGGACGATCAGTTGGAGGCGGGAAGTTTTGCTGGAAAGATCTGAACAACCCTCTGTCTTCATCCAAGTATCTTAATGTGAAAATGCATAAATGCTCTTTCTGTACAGAAGCGACTAAATAAATGATATTACTGTGAACCTTGCTGTCCTGCTTCATTTCATCATCCATGTTATACTAAAACTATACGGAAATTTGAGCCTTGAAtatgcagtttaaaataatagATCTCTTCAGGGgtgtgttttatgttgaaaggtGAGAGCTTTGTAACGTTTACAGTAATAGATCCCATTGTCTCCACAGTACATTTAAATGGTCAGATATTAAATAACCACGTTTCTTTGAAACCACTTATATTCCCTCTGGTGAAAAAAACaagatattttttaaatataagagAGATAACAGCCAGATGGACAGGTAAGGACGAACAGCAATGT
This region includes:
- the LOC117455390 gene encoding cytochrome c oxidase subunit 6B1-like, with amino-acid sequence MSDTIDEKIKNYRTAPFDARFPNTNQTRNCYQNYLDFHRCNKALSAKDQDTAPCDWYQRVYKSLCPVSWVTKWDDQLEAGSFAGKI